The region GTGTACTATTCTTCGAGGGGTTATTTCGATGAGAGCTCTCCCTATTCGGAAGGTGTCAAGCTCGTTGACGGGTCGTCTGTTATGCTGTCACGGTCGGGGTATACCGGCGAATTCGGATTTGAACTGTATGTTGAACCGTCACGCCTCGTGAGAGTATGGGAGATGATTCTGAAAGCCGGGGAACAACACGGTCTGATATCCTGCGGTTTTGCGGCCCGCGATTCGCTGAGGGCGGGCGCCGGATTGCCGCTTTCCCACCAGGACATCGGGCATTGGCCGTTTCTCCGTAATCCCTGGATTTTTGCACTTCCCTACAATTCGGACAGAACAGGCTTTACAAAGGATTTTATCGGGAGAAAAGCCCTGGAAAATGTACATGATGTGCCATATACCTGTCCCTTTACCGGATATGACCTGCGCAAAGTCTCCGCACATGAACCCCAGGCGGATGTAATCGACCGTCACGGGAAAAAAATCGGCGTGGTTCTCTCATGTGTGACCGATATGGGTATCGACCGTCACGGGGACAGGATATTCAGCATTGTAAGCCCCGACAGGCCGGAGGGATTTGTTCCCCGCGGCTTGAGCTGCGGTTTTGTCAGGGTGTCTGAGCCGGTTCAGGTCGGAGATGAGGTTATCCTCAGGGACACCAAGAGAGAGATCAGGGTTTCGATAGCTACGAGTATACGGCCGGATCGTACGGCGCGCCTTCCCATGAAAACCATGCTCGAATTGAGCAGGAATCTCTCTCGGGAATCATGAGATTACGGATGCGGTATATTATGACGGACTGAATCCATCTGGCCAATACCCGCAATTGCTCAAAAAGGCTTATATTTCATCATATCTCAGAGTATCCCAACAATTGGGGAGGTGGTTCATGACCGATCAGACGATCAAAACCATGGGCCAGCAGTTCGGCCGTCGCTCGTGGGCGGAACCGTGGAAAATCAAGATGGTTGAACCCATCGCCATGAAAACCCGCGAAGAACGTCACCGTGCTCTCATCGAAGCCGGGTACAACACCTTTCTCCTCCGTTCCGAAGACGTCTACATCGATCTGCTGACCGACAGCGGCACGAGCGCCATGAGCGACCGTCAGTGGGCCGGTATCATGCTCGGAGATGAGGCGTATGCCGGAAGCCGTAATTTCTATCATCTCGATGAAGCTGTTCAGAAGTATTACGGATACCGCTATGTCGTACCCACTCATCAGGGCAGGGGCGCCGAACATCTCATAAGCCAGGCGCTGATAAAACCGGCGACCTATATACCCGGCAACATGTATTTCACCACCACACGGCTCCATCAGGAACTGGCGGGCGGCACCTTTATCGATGTCATCATCGACGAGGCGCACGACCCTGCGAGCCATCATCCCTTTAAAGGCAATGTAGACCTCGATAAGCTTGAGTCGCTGATCGGACGGATTGGAGCCGAAAACATCCCGTATGTAAGCCTCGCCGGCACGGTGAACATGGCCGGCGGTCAGCCCATAAGCATGGCGAATCTGAAAGAGGTTCGCGAGCTCTGCAGCCGTTTCGGCGTCCCTATCTATCTGGATGCCACGAGGATGGTCGAAAATGCCTTTTTCATCCAGGAACGTGAGGAAGGCTATGAAAACACTCCCATCGCCGCCATTCTCAGGGAGTTCTGCAGTTACACCGACGGCGCGTGGATGAGTTCAAAGAAGGATCACATGGTCAACATCGGCGGCTGGCTCGCGGTCAATGACAGCGATCTTTTCGACGAGCTCCGCAATCTGGTTGTGGTCTACGAGGGACTCCACACATACGGCGGGATGGCCGGACGCGATATGGAAGCGCTTGCCATCGGCATCACCGAGGCGGTGCAGGATGACCATGTGCGTTCACGGGTTGAACAGGTACGGTATCTCGGCAACCTGCTCATGAACTGGGGAATCCCCATCGTCCAGCCGGTCGGCGGGCATGCGGTTTTTCTCGATGCAAAGAGTATCTACCCGCATATTCCGCAGGATCAGTTCCCGGCTCAGACTCTCGCAGCCGGACTGTATCTGGATTCCGGTGTCCGGTCGATGGAACGGGGCATTGTCAGCGCCGGCCGTGACCCCGAAACCGGCGAACACCGTTTCCCCAAACTGGAGCTTGTTCGCCTGACAATTCCGCGGCGGGTTTACACACAGGCGCACATGGATGTAGTGGCTGAGGCTGTCAAGTATGTCTACGATTCCCGTGAGCAGATGAAGGGATTACGAATGGTTTACGAACCCAGATTCCTGCGCTTTTTCCAGGCGCGTTTCGAGCCGGTCGGGTAAAAGTTTAAAAAAAGGCATAAGGCATAAGGCACAAGAGACTGGTTTCTGGTTAAAAAAAGCAACAGATAAACAGGAACTTATAAACAATAAACCATAAACCAGAGATCAGAGACCTTGAATCTTGAACCATAAACCATAAACCAGAGACTATTAACTATAGTATTAATGGGGGATTGTTATGAGAGATATTGATGAACTGTCGATTCCGGATGATCGCCGTTATTCCGATGACCATGAATGGGCGCTTCCCGCACAAGACAGGGTCAGGGTCGGCATCAGTGATTTTGCGCAGAATCAGCTCGGTGATATCGTGTATGTCGAGCTTCCCGGAATCGGCGCGACATTCGGTTACAACGAAAGTTTCGGCACAGTCGAATCGGTCAAGGCGGTGTCCGATCTCCTCATGCCGGTCGCCGGTGAGGTTATCGCGGTGAATCCGGCGCTCGCCGGGTCACCGCAGCTCGTAAATGAACGTCCCTATGACGAGGGGTGGATGGTGGAAGTCAAACCCGATGATCCCGGCGATACGGACAGGCTCATGAATGCCGCAGACTACAAAAAAATGCTGAAAGGACTGGACTGAATGCGTTATCTGCCTCATACGGAGGACAGCATAGCCACCATGCTGGAATCGGTGGGTGCGAAAACGCTCGATGACCTGTTCTCGCATCTGCCCGGTGACTGTGTCATGAAGGGGCCGCTCAACCTTCCGGCGGCGATGAACGAGTGGGAGTTGAACCGTCACATGGATGCTCTTGCCTCGACAATGTGCGCCATGCCGGATTGCACGGCCTTTCTCGGAGCCGGGTGCTACGAGCATTATGTTCCGACGGTGGTTTCGAATCTTTTAGGGCGCTCTGAGTTTCTGACCGCGTATACTCCCTACCAGCCCGAGGTGAGCCAGGGTACGCTCCAGGGAATCTACGAGTACCAGACGCTTGTATGCAGGCTCCTCGGCATGGAGGTTGCCAACGCTTCCATGTACGACGGTGCATCGGCGCTCGCAGAAGCGGTGCTCATGGCGTTCCGCATCACCCGCAAGAGGAAGGTGGCTCTCTCAAGGGCCGTTCACCCTTTATACCGTGATGTTGTAAAAACCTACCTTACCCCGCTCGGTTTCGAGATTGTCGAAATTCCCTTCGGCGAGGACGGGAGAACCGACCTGGCTGCCATACAGAATACATCCGACCTTGCTGCGGTCGCAGTCCAGTCGCCGAATTTCTTCGGTTGTGTGGAGGACCTTACGGGGATTTCCGGCCATGCGCACCGTAACGGGGCTCTCAGTGTCGTGTCGTTCACCGAGCCGATTGCGTACGGACTCCTTAAAAATCCCGGTTCCCAGGGAGCCGATATCGTCTGCGGTGAAGGAAGAAGCCTCGGTCTTACCCAGTCGTTCGGCGGAGTCTCGCTCGGCATGTTCGCCGCGAAGATGGATTATGCGCGGTCCATGCCAGGAAGGCTGGTCGGGAAGACTGTCGACAAAAACGGCAGGCGCGGATTTGTGATCACCCTCTCCACAAGGGAGCAGCACATCCGCCGTGAAAAGGCGACCTCCAACATCTGCTCCAACCAGAGCCTGTGCGCGCTGGGAGCCGCGATGTACATGGCGTGTCTCGGCAGGACAGGACTCCGTGACCTTGCTCGGATCAACTACAACAAGGCGCAATACTTCAGGGAACTCCTGAACAAGGCGGGCTTCGAAACCCGGTTTGAAAGCCCGGTATTCAATGAATTCGTTGTCCGCGCGCCCCGTAGTTTCGAGCAGGCCTACAACCGGCTCGCCGAACGCAAAATTGTGGCGGGACTGCCGCTCGCGGAGTACTATCCCGAACTGGAAGGCTGTTATCTCATGTGTGTCACCGAGACGAAAACAAAGGACGATATCGACGGTTTCGTGAAGGAGGTGAAAGCATGCCTGAATCGATAGGAACGACCGGGCTTATATTCAACGAGCCGCTCCTCTGGGAAAAAAGCAGCCGCGGAAGATGCGGATTCTCCCTTCCGGCGAACGATACGGGCGATTACCCCGTCGATCCCGGTCTTGCGGGCGAAGCACCCGATATGCCGGAACTGAGCGAATGTGATGTCGTGCGGCACTATACGAGGCTCTCGCAGTGGAATTTCGGAGTCGATTCGGGAATGTACCCTCTCGGATCGTGCACCATGAAGTACAATCCGAAGCTGAACGAACGTCAGGCGAATCTCCCCGGATTCACCGGAGCGCACCCCCTGCTGCCACCGGGACTATCACAGGGTCTGCTCAGGCTCATGTACGATATGGAACGATTCCTGGCCGAAATAAACGGCATGGATGCGGTGTCGTTACAGCCTGCGGCCGGCGCTCATGGCGAGCTCACGGGTGTCATGCTTATCAATGCCTGCCATAAAAGCAGGGGCGAACACCGTACGAAATTCATCGTTCCCGACACGGCGCACGGCACCAATCCGGCAAGTATTGCACTCTGTGGATTCAAACCCGTCGCCCTGGCATCCGGAGAAAAGGGTATCCTCACCCCGGAATCGGTAAAAGCGATCATGGACGAGGATGTGGCCGGAATCATGGTTACCAACCCGAACACCCTCGGGCTGTTCGAGGAAAATATCAGGGAAATCGCGGAGATCGTCCATGCGAAAGGCGGGCAGGTGTACTGCGACGGCGCCAATCTCAACGCGCTCATGGGAATCGTCCGCATGGGTGAAATCGGCGTCGATGTCATGCATGTCAACCTCCATAAGACGTTCTCATCACCGCACGGCGGCGGCGGACCGGGTTCCGGCCCCGTCTGCGTGAAAAAGCATCTCGAACCGTTTCTTCCGGTACCGCGCATCGAAAAAAACGGAGATGCATATGCATTTTCATACGATCATCCCCGGTCTGTCGGGAAGCTCCACGCCTTTTATGGCAATGTGGGTGTGATCATCAGGGCGTACAGCTACATTCTGAGCATGGGGCCGGAGAACCTCAGGAAGGCGAGCCAGCTTGCCGTCCTGAATGCCAATTACCTCAAGGAAAATCTCAGGGGCATATTCCACCTGCCCTATGACAGGCCCTGCATGCACGAGTGCGTTTTCAGCGACCGGAAGCAGGAAAAAAACGGAGTGTCGACACTCGATATCGCGAAACGGCTTATCGATTACGGGTTCCATCCGCCGACCATCTATTTCCCGCTTGTGGTCAAGGGAGCACTCATGATCGAGCCGACCGAGACGGAATCGAAGGAAACCCTCGATGCGTTTGTCGAGATATGCACGGTTATAGCCCGTGAGGCCGAGGAAAATCCCGAACTCCTCCACGAAGCCCCGACCCGGAGCAAGGTGAGACGGCTCGATGAGGTTTTTGCCGCCCGTAATCTGTGCCTTAAGGGATAGAAAAAAGTGGTAAAGTGGTAAAGTGGCAGAGTGGCAGAGAGACAGAGAGACAGAGAGACAAAGTGGCAGAGAGACAGAGAGACAGAGAGACAGAAGGGCAAAGTGATAAAGGGACAAGGAGGCAAAGAGAACATGTGGTTTGCCATAGCTCTTGTTTTGTTTACGGGAGTATCGGCTGTTCATGCTGCCGACACTCAGGTAATCCGGCTGACCGTGCTCAACAGCATGGAGCGTGTCGGCCAGGACCGGAAGGTATCCGGCTCTCCCGAAGCGGCGATCAAAGCGGCCAGAAACGAAGCGGAATCCTTTCAGGTTGTCGTTGAGGCGCCGCAGGAAAATATCAGGGTCGTAAAAGCCGAAATCTCCGATCTTACCGGGCCGGGCGGCTCACGGATCGGGAAAGATGCTGTCAAACTGTACCGTGAGGAGCTTGTCCGTGTGCGGAAATCGACCCCTCACGCCGATCTTCCTCCGGGATTGTACGATGACCCCCTCGTTCCGTTCATCGATCCACTGACCGGGCAGCCGATCGAGCCGCTGAGCCAGTTCAGGGAACGCTGGGGTGCTCCGATAGTCACAAAAGGGTATGAGATGTATGCCCTTCCGTTCGATGTATTCAAAGGGCAAAACCAGCCGATCTGGGGCGATGTCTCCATTCCCGGAGATGCGGCTGCCGGAGTCTATAAAGGAACATTCACCGTAACCACGGACGGCGATGTTTCCGCTGCCGTGCCGGTCACGGTCACCGTGTGGGATTTCACGCTTCCCGACGGGCCGACGCACCGGAACCATTTCGGGAATTTCGGGAATATCACACGGTTTTTCGGTGTCGAGCGTGATTCCGACCGGTTCAGGGCTATCGAGATGCGGTACTGCGAGGAGATGGCCGCCCACCGTATCAACCCGCCGATTCCCCGGAGCCTCCTGCCCGAGGTCAACGAGGACGGCTCGCTGACCATTCTCCCCGACCGTCACAAAGCGCTTAAGGAGTTCATGATCAGGCTCCATGTAACCGATTTCGAGATTCCGCGGGCTCCGTTCAAGGACCCGACAACGACGAACCGTGACAAGACAATCAGGTATGTGAAGGATTATTACCGGTATCTCAGGGAAAACGGATGGGAGAAAAACGCATATTACTATATGCATGACGAGCCGAACCTCGCCGAGAATTACCAGCTCGTGAGCGATTACGGTAAGCTTGTGCACGACGCCGCTCCCGGAATGCGGTGCCTCGTGGTGGAACAGACCTATACTCAGGACCCATCATGGCCCGACATCGATGCGGCAGTGGACATCTGGTGTCCTCTCTGGTCGTTCATCGACCGAAAGTCTATCGATGAAAAAATCGCCCACGGCGACGAGGTCTGGTCATATACCGCCCTCGCCCAACGGACGCCCCGGTATCATCCGGAGTATGAAAAATTCAAGGATTATGATCCACCCTACTGGCACATCGACCGTCCGCTCGCCGTATACCGTGTTCCGACATGGATCAACTGGCAGTATCATATCACCGGGCTGTTGTACTGGTCGACAGTCACCGTGGTGCTCGATCCGTGGAACAATCCCGCTTTCTCGCATTTCGGGACGCACTGGAACGGCGGCGGATACCTGTTTTACCCGGGAGTACCGTGCGGTATCGACGGGCCGGTTCCGTGCATGCGGCTGAAAAATCTCCGTGACGGTATGGAAGACTATGAATACTTTGTCATACTCGAAAAGCTGGCCGGCCGGGATACGGTGACGGACATCGTCAATTCGGTGGCGCCGGACTGGTGGGAATTCTCGAAATCTCCCGATGTGATTCTCGCCGCCCGTGAGAAAATCGCCGGGGAGATAGTGAAACGTAAGCGCTGAAAAGACAGGCACACGGGCCAATTTTGTCTTTGTGACAGCCGTATCGGAAATAAAAAATACATATCTGGTTTAAATTGCTTTTCATCCCGCTCCGCCCGGAATTCACGGGACAGCGGCAGAGTGAGGGTTATAAATACGGGGGTATGCAATGGGTAGAAACGCGGCTTATCTTCTAGTGTTATTGTTCGTTTTTTCCGGATGTTCCACAGAGGATCCTCCTTTCAGTTTTGTCACCTCGAACATGAGAATTGTTAAGCCCGGAACAAACGGCAGCGAAACCGAACTCCTGAGAATGAAACCCATGGACCTCAATAAAGCATTTGATATCAATGTAAAAAAAAAATGGGAAAAAGTTCAGGATACATCATGGCTGCTCAACATCGAGGGTAAAGATCCCGCAACGAAGGTGCGAACCACATACCTTTTTACCCTCACCCCCGACCCTTTTCTCAAGTTCGATGCAGTCATCCGGAAGGTTGTCATAAACGGCAAAGAACTGGATGAACATGAAGTTGCGGATATCATGCGCAAACTTGACAGAGCATACTTTACACAGAAATAATCGTTCCCGGAATTTGTTTACTCCTCAGGTACCGATCTTTTAAAACAATGATAACCACTCTCCCATGAGTTTGTGCGGTTACCCGGGAATCAGTTACTGTTTGAATGTGCGTAGTCGTTAGCTGTAAATGGCTACCTTTATCCTCGCTGCGGTATCCTCGATATATTTTTTCGCACCCGCGTACTGATCGTCCGGAATGTGTTCGATGAGGAGCGTCCGCGGCGAGCTGAGACGGCTGAGGCCCGCGAGATAGGTCTCGTAATCGAGAATGCCCTTTCCCGGCGCAACCTCGGTGATATACGCCGACATTTTATCGGGCAGGATATAGGTGTCTTTGGCATGTGCGGCGATGATATTGTCGCCGAGCAGCTCGAAACATTCCCCGATGAGCTCCGTATTTCTGAAATAAACGCCGAGATGCATCATGTTGACCGGGTCGAGACAGACCTTGAGCCGTGGGCTGGCCACGTCCTCGATGAGCCGGAGATGCGCCTTCGGGTTGTTCATGCTCGTCATGTTGACAGCCTCGATTCCGAACGCCACCTTCATGCCCGAGGTGTCGCTGAGAAGCTGCTTTATGACGCTCACCTGAAGCTTCCATGTCTCCCATGTCCAGTTGTCTTTGTGGGGCGAGATAGGCACTTCGGCGCTGCATGTGCCTGTATGGGTTGTCACCATCGGGCATCCAACCCGTTCGGCCGCTTCGCACTGTTTGATGACATACTCGTGGTTTTTTTTGCGCTCGGCAAGGTCGGGATGGATGTTGTTCGTGTAGGTATGCATGTCGAAAAAGGTGACATCGTACGTTTTAAGCGCATCCTTGAGCTCTTTTATCTCGGAATCGGGCGCCGTAAGCCATGGCGATGGCCGTCCCCCCGCATTGCCGGACGAATAACCCTGGTCGCGGATTCTTTTGACCATATCGGTGATGCTTATGTCCTTCGGGTAATCGAGCGTGGTTGTGCTCGACCACGAAGCGAGACGGATCGGGGTTTTTCCGGGAGTCAGGGTGCGTTTGAGACCGGCCGGCGGGCTCCAGGGCGTTAAAAAAGGCGGATTGGATCCTTCCTGTGCTGTTTTTTTCTGCGCCAATGCTGAATTTGCGGCTGCTATAAGAACTCCCGCCGAAGCTGCTCCCGCTCCGAGGGCTGTCCGTCTCGTCATGTCTTTCATGTGTGATCTCCTGTCAGAACATCAGATTATTTCAAGATATTATTAGCCACGGATTTACACGGATAACACGGATAAGTACTATAAAAAAACATCAGGAATATCCGAATAAATAATATATTGTAAGAATCCTTTGAAATAATTATTGGTAACATACTCGACTGTCTGATATAATGTTTTCATCCCTCTTCTGTTTACGGGAGAGGGAACGAGGGTGAGGGTAAAATTCTATGAAATGCAGTAACTTTTGCTTATCCTTGACTCTTCTCCCCTTTTATTTCAAGCCTGCCGGTAAATTTTTACTCCGACCTTCGCCGCGGTATCCTCGATGAATTTTTTCGCCTGCGGGTACTGCTCCGTCGGGAGGAACTCGAGAAGAAGCGGTCTGGTATATTTGAGACGGCTCAGGTTGACGAGATACGTTTCATAATCCATCGTGCCCGTGCCGGGAATGACCCATTTGAACGCCGGCAGCATATCGGGAAGCCAGAGCACATCCTTTGCATGGGCGTAGAGGATGTCCTCACCGAGGAGACCGAAACACTCGTTGATAAGCTCGGTTGTCCGGTAATAGTCATTCGTATTGAGCATGTTCGTCGGATCGAGCGTAACCTTGACACGGGGGTCGCCGACATCCTCCCTGAGCCTGACATGCGCTTTCGGGTTGTTGATGTTGCAGGGGTTGAGCGCCTCGACTCCGAGATTGACCTTGCTGCCCGCCGTATCCTTGATTATCTGCCTGATGGCTTTCACCGAATCGTCCCACGTCTCCTTCGTCCAGTTGTCGCGGTGTGGTTTCGTCGGGCTGTCGTCACGGCTCCCCGTGTGCGTCACCACGAAGGAGAGACCGAGCCGCTCGGCAGCCTGTACCATCTCGGCGACACGCTTGATGTTTTTCTGACGTTCCGAGAGGTCGGGATGAATGTTGTTGATACAGATATGGAGCGCATAGAACCAGACATCATGGGTTTTGAGGGCATCATGGAGCTCGCGGATTTCCGAATCGGACGCCTGTTTCCATTCATCGTTTCCCTCGCCCGCGGTATAGCCCATATCGCGAATCTGCTTGATATTATCCCCGATCTTCCCGTCTTTGGAATAGTGGATGCCGTACGATGTGCAGCTCAGACGGATGGGAGTCGATCCGGGTTTAAGGTCGCGTTTCACCGTTGCAGGCGGACTCCATGGGGTGAGGAAATCATCGCCCCATGTTTTTTCGAGCGAATACGCTTCGGCTTTCGAGCCGGTTGTCCCGGTCAGTATGCCCGCTGATGCGGCGCCGGCTGCGAGGGCTTTCCGTCGTGTCATGGTATTTTTCATGGATTCGGTCTCCTTTGTCAAACCTGTGGTTTTTCAGATTACTCCGTATGCAGGCGTGCTCTGTATAATAATAGTTCGCCGACTTTCCTGTGACAAGAAATATTCAGGGTTGTATCCGTTTATCATTTTTTATTGCATACGGGTCACAAAAAAATCAACCACAAAGACACGAAGGCACAAAGGTATATTATTTTATACTATTATTAACAATTAACCACAATGATTCACAAAAAAGTATTTACCTGTAATCAAATCCTCTTATCTGACTTTTTCACTCCTGCAAAGTTATGGACTTAATTCAGATTTATGAATTAATCCGTATGAGTTAATATCAGCAAAAATTTTCTCATTATTTTTCAAATTTTGTGATCTGCATCACATTTTATATCATTACCTACCCGTATACTAGTACCCATAATTACGATGAACATTATACTAGAGATTTAAGGGCTTTATTATCATTATTATTAATTTTAAGTGCCATTAGCCTGCACGAATATATCATATATTCCCGTTATAAATGAGGTTTATTGCGGAAAAGTTCCGTCAAATATGTAAAAACCATCAAAAATGGGGATAAAATCATGAAAAAACGTTTATTCTGTGCATTTATTATTGCAGTATGCCTGTTCGCCATATCGGCAGCCGGGGACGAACGCTTGAAACAGTTTACGACGGCGGACGGTCTCCCGGCCAACGAAGTACGGGCGATTGCCGAGGATGCGAACGGCGCGCTGTGGTTCGGAACCGACGGCGGCGGTGTGGCGCGTTATGACGGTGCGAGTTGGACCGTGTATGGTGAAAAGGACGGGCTGGTCAACAACGAGGCGCGGGAACTGGCTTTCGATAAGGATGGCGTCCTCTGGGTCGGAACACCGAGAGGCGTGTCGAGCTTCGACGGCGTGAAGTGGAATACATACACAACAGAAAACAGCGGACTGGCGAGCAACTATGTGATTTCGCTTGCGGTTGATGCAAAGAACAATAAGTGGTTTGGGACAATCGACAAGGGTGTATCGATCTTTGACGGGTCGTCATGGAAAACATTGACCGAAAAGGACGGTCTTGCTGGCAACCGTGTCAGCGCAATAACATTCGATATTAACAGTAATATCTGGC is a window of bacterium DNA encoding:
- the gcvH gene encoding glycine cleavage system protein GcvH, coding for MRDIDELSIPDDRRYSDDHEWALPAQDRVRVGISDFAQNQLGDIVYVELPGIGATFGYNESFGTVESVKAVSDLLMPVAGEVIAVNPALAGSPQLVNERPYDEGWMVEVKPDDPGDTDRLMNAADYKKMLKGLD
- the gcvPA gene encoding aminomethyl-transferring glycine dehydrogenase subunit GcvPA, which codes for MRYLPHTEDSIATMLESVGAKTLDDLFSHLPGDCVMKGPLNLPAAMNEWELNRHMDALASTMCAMPDCTAFLGAGCYEHYVPTVVSNLLGRSEFLTAYTPYQPEVSQGTLQGIYEYQTLVCRLLGMEVANASMYDGASALAEAVLMAFRITRKRKVALSRAVHPLYRDVVKTYLTPLGFEIVEIPFGEDGRTDLAAIQNTSDLAAVAVQSPNFFGCVEDLTGISGHAHRNGALSVVSFTEPIAYGLLKNPGSQGADIVCGEGRSLGLTQSFGGVSLGMFAAKMDYARSMPGRLVGKTVDKNGRRGFVITLSTREQHIRREKATSNICSNQSLCALGAAMYMACLGRTGLRDLARINYNKAQYFRELLNKAGFETRFESPVFNEFVVRAPRSFEQAYNRLAERKIVAGLPLAEYYPELEGCYLMCVTETKTKDDIDGFVKEVKACLNR
- a CDS encoding sugar phosphate isomerase/epimerase, with translation MKNTMTRRKALAAGAASAGILTGTTGSKAEAYSLEKTWGDDFLTPWSPPATVKRDLKPGSTPIRLSCTSYGIHYSKDGKIGDNIKQIRDMGYTAGEGNDEWKQASDSEIRELHDALKTHDVWFYALHICINNIHPDLSERQKNIKRVAEMVQAAERLGLSFVVTHTGSRDDSPTKPHRDNWTKETWDDSVKAIRQIIKDTAGSKVNLGVEALNPCNINNPKAHVRLREDVGDPRVKVTLDPTNMLNTNDYYRTTELINECFGLLGEDILYAHAKDVLWLPDMLPAFKWVIPGTGTMDYETYLVNLSRLKYTRPLLLEFLPTEQYPQAKKFIEDTAAKVGVKIYRQA
- the gcvPB gene encoding aminomethyl-transferring glycine dehydrogenase subunit GcvPB, yielding MPESIGTTGLIFNEPLLWEKSSRGRCGFSLPANDTGDYPVDPGLAGEAPDMPELSECDVVRHYTRLSQWNFGVDSGMYPLGSCTMKYNPKLNERQANLPGFTGAHPLLPPGLSQGLLRLMYDMERFLAEINGMDAVSLQPAAGAHGELTGVMLINACHKSRGEHRTKFIVPDTAHGTNPASIALCGFKPVALASGEKGILTPESVKAIMDEDVAGIMVTNPNTLGLFEENIREIAEIVHAKGGQVYCDGANLNALMGIVRMGEIGVDVMHVNLHKTFSSPHGGGGPGSGPVCVKKHLEPFLPVPRIEKNGDAYAFSYDHPRSVGKLHAFYGNVGVIIRAYSYILSMGPENLRKASQLAVLNANYLKENLRGIFHLPYDRPCMHECVFSDRKQEKNGVSTLDIAKRLIDYGFHPPTIYFPLVVKGALMIEPTETESKETLDAFVEICTVIAREAEENPELLHEAPTRSKVRRLDEVFAARNLCLKG
- a CDS encoding aminomethyl transferase family protein produces the protein MKTTPLHEWHVSHGAYMTEFGGYLMPLWYPAGAKREHLAVLTNAGIFDTSHMSVILVYGPDAFCQLQRCFTKDLDACIGKMKTPLVPGRCTNGIFLDEDGSVVDDGVLYQMDRDFYCAAVNAGMGELVTNHLKKHCRGCNVTITDLSDRIGKIDIQGIRSVAVMKQIIVDADRVFDGMVYYSSRGYFDESSPYSEGVKLVDGSSVMLSRSGYTGEFGFELYVEPSRLVRVWEMILKAGEQHGLISCGFAARDSLRAGAGLPLSHQDIGHWPFLRNPWIFALPYNSDRTGFTKDFIGRKALENVHDVPYTCPFTGYDLRKVSAHEPQADVIDRHGKKIGVVLSCVTDMGIDRHGDRIFSIVSPDRPEGFVPRGLSCGFVRVSEPVQVGDEVILRDTKREIRVSIATSIRPDRTARLPMKTMLELSRNLSRES
- a CDS encoding tyrosine phenol-lyase, whose amino-acid sequence is MTDQTIKTMGQQFGRRSWAEPWKIKMVEPIAMKTREERHRALIEAGYNTFLLRSEDVYIDLLTDSGTSAMSDRQWAGIMLGDEAYAGSRNFYHLDEAVQKYYGYRYVVPTHQGRGAEHLISQALIKPATYIPGNMYFTTTRLHQELAGGTFIDVIIDEAHDPASHHPFKGNVDLDKLESLIGRIGAENIPYVSLAGTVNMAGGQPISMANLKEVRELCSRFGVPIYLDATRMVENAFFIQEREEGYENTPIAAILREFCSYTDGAWMSSKKDHMVNIGGWLAVNDSDLFDELRNLVVVYEGLHTYGGMAGRDMEALAIGITEAVQDDHVRSRVEQVRYLGNLLMNWGIPIVQPVGGHAVFLDAKSIYPHIPQDQFPAQTLAAGLYLDSGVRSMERGIVSAGRDPETGEHRFPKLELVRLTIPRRVYTQAHMDVVAEAVKYVYDSREQMKGLRMVYEPRFLRFFQARFEPVG
- a CDS encoding sugar phosphate isomerase/epimerase, which encodes MKDMTRRTALGAGAASAGVLIAAANSALAQKKTAQEGSNPPFLTPWSPPAGLKRTLTPGKTPIRLASWSSTTTLDYPKDISITDMVKRIRDQGYSSGNAGGRPSPWLTAPDSEIKELKDALKTYDVTFFDMHTYTNNIHPDLAERKKNHEYVIKQCEAAERVGCPMVTTHTGTCSAEVPISPHKDNWTWETWKLQVSVIKQLLSDTSGMKVAFGIEAVNMTSMNNPKAHLRLIEDVASPRLKVCLDPVNMMHLGVYFRNTELIGECFELLGDNIIAAHAKDTYILPDKMSAYITEVAPGKGILDYETYLAGLSRLSSPRTLLIEHIPDDQYAGAKKYIEDTAARIKVAIYS
- a CDS encoding DUF4091 domain-containing protein yields the protein MAERQRDRETKWQRDRETERQKGKVIKGQGGKENMWFAIALVLFTGVSAVHAADTQVIRLTVLNSMERVGQDRKVSGSPEAAIKAARNEAESFQVVVEAPQENIRVVKAEISDLTGPGGSRIGKDAVKLYREELVRVRKSTPHADLPPGLYDDPLVPFIDPLTGQPIEPLSQFRERWGAPIVTKGYEMYALPFDVFKGQNQPIWGDVSIPGDAAAGVYKGTFTVTTDGDVSAAVPVTVTVWDFTLPDGPTHRNHFGNFGNITRFFGVERDSDRFRAIEMRYCEEMAAHRINPPIPRSLLPEVNEDGSLTILPDRHKALKEFMIRLHVTDFEIPRAPFKDPTTTNRDKTIRYVKDYYRYLRENGWEKNAYYYMHDEPNLAENYQLVSDYGKLVHDAAPGMRCLVVEQTYTQDPSWPDIDAAVDIWCPLWSFIDRKSIDEKIAHGDEVWSYTALAQRTPRYHPEYEKFKDYDPPYWHIDRPLAVYRVPTWINWQYHITGLLYWSTVTVVLDPWNNPAFSHFGTHWNGGGYLFYPGVPCGIDGPVPCMRLKNLRDGMEDYEYFVILEKLAGRDTVTDIVNSVAPDWWEFSKSPDVILAAREKIAGEIVKRKR